A segment of the Allosaccharopolyspora coralli genome:
CACCGCTCCTTGCACGAGCGGGTCGAGGCCGTGGACGAGCGTGAGGTCCGTGCCGAACGACCAGCCTACGAGCCACACGTTCGGTAGGTCGTGGAACTCCGCGTACTCCAGGGCCGCGGCCACGTCGTAGCGTTCCGAGTCGCCGTGATCGAACGAGCCCTGACTGCGACCCGCCTCGCTCGCCGTGCCCCGCGAGTTGAACCGCAGCACCGCCATGTCCGCCAGTGCGGGCAACCGGAACGCCGCCTTGCGGTAGATGTGTGAGTCCATCATCCCGCCGTGAGTAGGCAACGGGTGCAGACACACGAGAGTCGCGCGTGGCTCGCGTGCTTGCGGCAACGACAGCTCACCGATCAGTTCCAGACCGTCGGCCGTGTGCAGGGTGATCGGTTCGCGGCGGCCGGGCAGCACGGTGTTGGCGCGGATTTCGGTACTCACGTTCCGATCCTCGCACGGGTCGGCGACGTCACGACCAGCGGCGGGTGGGCCCGCGACGATGACGCGCGTGCCAACAGCCGCCGTGCCAGTGCCTGCGTTCCTCCGCGCCGCCGTGATCCGCAGGCCAAGCGACCACGTGCGGGATACCCGGCCGGATCTCGTGATCACATCCGGGGCATCGATACGTCTTGGTCGCCTGAGCGGCGGGAACGCTGCGCACCATCCAGTCACCGTCCGGGCCCGGCTCGACGCGGGACGCTCCGAGCGCGGCGCCGACAGGCCGCGGCCCCGACCTCGGGGCGGAGCGTCGCTCGCGGTTCCGGCGTGGCACGCCACCACGGTATCCGGTGTCCGGGCGGGATCAGATCGGTGGCAGGTTCGGCCACACCCGCTCGGCAAGCCCTCGCGCATACTCACATGCCCCACTGCCGGTCTCGCCCGGCACTGCCACGACGATCATGGCGACTTCCGTCTCACCGTTCTCGGGCGGACCGAACGGGACGTGGGCGGTCTCCGCCGAACACAGAGGCACCGACGGATCCCCTCCGACGACACTGAGCACGGTGCGGCGATTCGCGATCCGTTCCTCGACGGCGGCGGAATGCAGCACAGCTGGGGGCGCGCCCGCCGTGTGCAGAATCTGCACCCGCGTGGCGTCCGACCGTTCCTGCCCCCACCGGCACTGGTGCGTCGACGGCGAACGACGTGGCTGGGCGGTTTCGAGGCCGGGAATGTCCTGCATCACGTTCGGGGCAATGCCGTCACAGGCATCCACGAGGGCCAACGAGTTCGAGGGGAACTCGCGGTGCCGCACCGTGTGCTCCGACAGAGAGTCCGCGATCGCCTGCGCGCCGGTATCGGCGACTCCGCACAGGCCGGCTCCCGAACCGCCCGCCCGAAGATCAGCGCTGACTTCGACGGACGTTCCGTCCGCCAGGACGACGTGCCGGGCGCAATGCCCCGGCAACGGAGTTTCTTCGACGATGCGCACGCCACCATGCCGCCGCACGGGGTTTCCCGCCGTCGGTACGTTCCGGGCGAGCTCACCGAACGACACACCGATCACGGTCTCGTCGCGCGTGATCCGCAGGAGACAGTAGTCGAGGGAGACGGTCGCGGCGCGCTCGACGCGGCCGAACTCGTTCCAGGCACCCGCGTCGGCGAGCGAACAAGGGTCCACTGTGCGCAGATCACCGAGGGCCGTCGCAGCGGTCTCGCGAGGAGCCGCCCGGCCTTGTCTGTCCGGCGCCGACGCGGCACAGCCGGCGAGCACAGCGGCCAGCCCCAGCACGACCAACACGTCCCGCACCCGCCGCCGCATGCGGCCACTGTATCGGCCGCCTGCCCGCCGGAGGATGACAGTAAGGGAACTTTCCTGTCACCGGTGACAGGAAAGTTCCCTTACTGTCACGCGCGGATTGAGGCTCTGGCAGCCACAGTGCGCCGAGGGTTGTGTCGCCAGTCTGCACAGACCAGCCACCGGCGGGTTCTCACCTCGTGCCTGACGAGGACAGCGTCGAGAGGATGTCGCACCTCTTGCTGTCTACTCGTCGAAGTTGCGGGCAGCGAGGTCGCGGATGCTGTCCACAGCGTCCTCGGCGTCCGGGCCGGTGGCGCGTACCTCGATCCGGTCGCCTTTGCGGGCACCGAGGCCCATCACGCCGAGCACGCTCGCAGCATCGGCTTCCTTGTCGTCGAAAGCGAGAACCACGTTCGCCTGAACACCGGCCAGCGACCGCGCCACGAGTGCCGCAGGCCGCGCGTGCAACCCGACCTCGTTGTCCAGCACCAGCTCTCTGCGAACCTCGGACTCGGCCGGGGCGGCTGTCTCCGTCTCCGCCGATCCGGCGACGTCGGAGACAGCAGCGGATGTCGCGGCCCGGGCGACCTCCGCGAGCACGGCGCCGCCCTGAGCTTTCACTGCCGCTGCGACCGCGCCCTCGACCAACGGCGCGTCCACGACGATCGCCGTGTCCGGGTCACCCAAGGCTTCGACGGCGAGGTCCGCTGTCATCTGGGCACTGCCGAGGTCGAACAACAGCACCACACCCCAGCCCGTGTCCGCATCGGACAGTGCGGCGGAGACCTGCTCGAAGTCCGTTCCGATCTCCCCGCTCGGCAATCCGCCGGCTGCCACGACACGCACTTCCGGTGCCATCTGGGTCGCGACCTCGACAATGCCCTCGGCGAGTCGCGTGCTGTGTGAAACGACGACGAGTCCGACGCTCATGCCTGCCTCCTGGCGAACGCGCTGAGCAGCAACGCAGTCGATCGAGCACCGGGGTCGGTGTGTCCGGCGCTGCGCTCTCCGAGATACGAAGCCCGCCCCTTGCGGGCCACGAGCGGTTCGGTCGCCGCGACCCCCTGGTGGGCCGCGTCCGAGGCAGCGGCCAACACACCGGATGGCCCCTCACCCGAGGCGGCCGCCGCCTTAGCCGCCTCCACCGCAGGAGACAACGCGTCGACCATGGTCTTGTCGCCGGTGACGGCTTTACCCCGAGCCGTCACGCCTTCCAGCCCCGCTTGCAACGCACCGGCGACCGCGGACCCGTCGAGTTCGTCCAGATCGGTCACCGCCGTCGCAGCCCGCAGGAACGCGGTGCCGTACAGCGGCCCCGACGCACCACCCACAGTGGAAATCAGCGTGGTTGCGGCCTTTTTCAGCACCGCACCCGGTGACTCCGAGTCGACGTCCATCTGCTCCACCGCCGTCAGCACGGCACGGAAACCCCGGTCCATGTTCTCCCCATGATCGGCGTCACCGATCTCCCGGTCGAGCCGGACCAGTTCGTCCCGGTGTTCGGCGACCGTCGCCGCCCCGGATCGCAACGCCTCGACGACGTCGCTCGCCGTACAGCTCATTCGAGTCCCTCTCGTCGGTTCGTGGTTCACCAGCGGAGTGCGACCGTGTGCACCGGCGCGTCCCACAGTTCGAGCAATTCGTCGTCCAGTTTCAACAGGGTCAGACTCATGCCCTGCATTTCCAGACTCGTGGTGAACGGTCCGACGAGCCTGCGCCGCACCTGGACACCGCGTTCGGCCAGGACCGACTCGGCGATGCCGTGTGCGAGATAGAGCTCCAGCGGCGGTGTGCCGCCCATCGAGTTGGTGAACAGCAGCACCTCGTCGCCGTCCCCGAACGGCAGGTCCTCCAGGATCGGATCGAGCAGACGACGCACGATTCCGTCGGCGTTCTCCAACGGAACCCGATGCCTGCCCGGCTCCCCGTGGATGCCGATCCCGATCTCCATTTCATGCTCCGAGAGCGTGAAGCTCGGTTCGCCCGCGTGCGGCACGGTGGGAGCGCTCAATGCCATCCCCATCGACCGGACCCGGGAGACGACTCTGCGGGCGAGTTCCTCGCAACGGTCCAGATCGTCACCGCGCGCCGCCGCCGCTCCGGCGATCTTCTCGACCATCACCGTGCCGCCGACGCCGCGACGCCCGGCCGTGTGCGTCGAGTCCTTGACGGCGACGTCGTCGTCGACGACCACAGTGCGCACGTCGAGCCCATCGGCGGCGGCGAGTTCGGCGGCAGTCTCGAAGTTGAGCACGTCTCCCGTGTAGTTCTTCACCACCAGCAGCGTTCCCGTCCCGCCATCGGTCTCGGACACGGCCGCTTGGACCGCGTCGGGAGTCGGAGAGGTGAAGACCTCGCCCGGCACAGCCGCGCTGAGCATGCCGGGGCCGACGAAACCGCCGTGCAACGGCTCGTGGCCGGACCCGCCGCCGGACACGACCGCCACCGAGCCACGCACCGGCGCGTCCGCGCGGATGATCACCGACGGATCGTGCCGCACACGCAACAGGTCCGGGTGGGCAAGGGCCATTCCCCGGACAGCGTCCGCGACCACTGTCGCCGGCTCGTTGATGATCTTCTTCATCACTCGTCTCCTCGCGGCTCGGATCACCTCGGCCGGCACTCTGCGCGACGACCGGGTTCCCCACGGTAAGGGACCATTCCGATCACTCCCTCGAAGGTTCCCGCGCCCGCGCCACGATCGCCACCTCCGGCCGGTCGGCACGGCGTGACAGGAAGGGAACATTCCTGTCATCTGTGCGCGGAATGTTCCCTTCCTGTCACGCGGCAGCACAGCAGACATGAAACGGCGCTCTCGCCTGCGGTGGGAGGCGAGAGCGCCATTCGCTCGTTCGAGACCGGGAGCGACTGCTCAGCGACCGTGCATGAGGCGCACCAGCCGCATCAGCCTGCGCACCGTGCGCGGCGAGCGTTTGAACGTCATCGGATTGATCGGCATCCTGAACTTCGCTCGCGTCACGGCTTGCGGCCGAGTGAACTCGCGCAGCCCGTCCTCGCCGTGGATACGCCCGAAGCCGGAGTCACCGATACCACCGAACGGCAGAGCGGGCACGGCCGCGAACGCGATGATGCCGTTCACGGCCACCATCCCGGCTCGAATACGCCGTGCCAGGTCCGCGCCCCGCGATCGGGAGAAGATGGTCGCGCCGAGTCCGAAGCGGCTCCGGTTCGACAGGTCGATCGCCTCGTCGACGTCGCGCACCCGCTGCACCACGATCGTCGGGCCGAACGTCTCGTCGAGGTTGACGTCCGCTTCCGGCGGCACGTCGGTGAGCACCACCGGCTCCACGAACGGTGCCCGCACCGAGTGGCTTCCGCCGACGACCGCTCGCGCGCCACGTTCCAACGCGTCGTCCACATGACGGCGGATCACCTCGACCTGCGAGGCCATCGTGATCGGCCCGAGGTTCGCCTGCGGTTCACCGCCGGGCCGCAGCTCGGCCGCCATGGTGGCCACCTGATCGAGGAACTTGTCGGCGACCGCGTCGACGACGTAGGCGCGTTCCACGCCGACGCAGGTCTGACCCGCGTTCGACATCGCACCCCACACGGCCGCTTCGGCCGCAGCACGCAGGTCGGCGTCCTCGTCGACGATGAACGCGTCCTTGCCGCCCGCCTCCAGCAGCACCGGCGTCAGCGTTTCCGCGCAGGTGGCCATGACACGCTTGCCGGTCGCGGTGGAGCCGGTAAACGCCAGTTTGTTCACCCCGGAACGACACAACGCCGCACCGGTCTCGCCGAATCCGGTGACGACGGTGAACACCGGCTGATCCGGCACGGCTTCCTCGAACGTGCGAGCCAACCACGCACCGACACCGGGTGTGAGCTCGCTCGGTTTGAACACCACCGAGTTGCCCGCTGCCAGCGCGTAGGCGATCGAGCCCATCGGGGTGAACGCCGGGTAGTTCCACGGGCCGATGACTCCGACGACGCCGTGCGGGTGGTATTCGACGGTCGAGGCCTGGTTCACCATGAGCAGGCCCGACGAGACCTTGCGACGTTTGAGCACCTTCTCGGCGTTCGCCGCGGCCCAGGCCAGATGGTCGACGACGAGCACGAGTTCGAGCCGCGCGTCGTCGATCGGCTTGCCGGTTTCGGCGCAGATCACTCCGGCGCCCTCGTCGAGGCGACGGACGAGAAGCTTGCGCCACTGATCGAGTCGCTGCTTACGGCCCGAGAAGCCCAGGTCTGCCCACCATTGCTGGGCGTCCCGCGCCCGTTGCACGGCCTTGTCGACGTGGTCGGCGTCGTGCACCGGGTAGGTGTCGACGACCTCGCCTGTTCGGGGGTCGAGAGACTCGAAGGTCGGGACACCGTTCGTGGCCGCTCCATCACCGGTCTCGGTCGATACCTCCGCCGTCATGCGCGCCTCCCACCGCTCGTCGATCGTTCCTGCGACGCAGCCTACGGAAGTCCGTGAGGCTGCGGTATCGACCGCCACCGCGAAGACAGCACTAATTCACCACACCGGACGTTCCGGCCGCGTCTCGACGACAGCAAGGGAACCTTCCTGTCATCAGTGACCGGAAGGTTCCCTTGCTGTCACGCTCGGTCCCGCGCTCAGGGCTGCTCCGAGGGCTCTTCCGCATCGGGCGCGTCCGGCACGATGATCGGCCGCAGCCGCGCCCACGCGGTGAACAACGCGGCGAACACGAGCATCCCGATGCCGGACCACAAGTTGATGTTCGTGCCCGCGGCCTTCGCGATGTCCTCCTCCGACGTCGCCAGCACACCCATCCCGACGAGAACCGCGCCATAGATCGCGAACAGCATCGCGATGATCAACCGGACGTCGAAAGCTCCTGCGGCGTGGCCGCTGCGATTCACCTGAGTTGTCATGAGTCGCCTCCCGTCAGCCGAACATGAAGTTGAGCGCGATGGTGATCACCAGCACGATGCCCGCAAGCAGCGCCGGCCTGCGGTACCAGCCCGCGTCCTCGCCGGTCGTGGACGCCGTGCGCTTCTCCTTCGGTGTCAACGAGTACACCAGGCCTTCCAGTTCGGAGTCCGGTTTGGGCCGGGTCATGTAGCTGACCACGACGCTGACCACCACGTCGACGACGAACGCGGCGCCCGCACCGACGAAACTCGCGCCTTGACCGGGCAGGTCCAGCACTCCGGTTTCGGCGAGCGCGAAGACCGCGATCGCCGAGACCGTTCCGAGTACCAGACCGAGCCACCCGGCAGTCGGGGTCATGCGCTTCCAGAACATGCCGAGGATGAAGGTGGCGAACAGCGGCGCGTTGAAAAACGAGAACAGCTGCTGCAGGTAGTCCATCAGGTTGGAGTACCCGGCGGCGATGAAGGCGGTGCCGATGGCGGCGACCGTGCCGCCGACGGTCACCCAGCGCCCCATACCGAGGTAGTACTCGTCCTCGCGGTCCTTGACGACGTAGGCCTGCCAGATGTCGTAGGTGAACACCGTGTTGAACGAGCTCAGGTTCGCGGCCATCCCGGCCATGAACGAGGCGAGCAGACCGGCCAGGGCGATACCGAGAATCCCGTTGGGAAGCAGGTCCCGCATGAGCAGCAGGATCGCGTCGTTGTAGTCGACGTTGCCCTCGCCCGTTGCCTTGTAGGCCACCATGTCCTGCACGGACACCGCCGCGATCATTCCCGGGATCACGACGATGAACGGGATGAGCAGCTTCGGGAACGCACCGATGATCGGGGTGCGCTGCGCGGCGGACATGCTCTTGGACGCCATCGCGCGCTGGACCTCGACGAAGTTCGTCGTCCAGTAGCCAAAGGCGAGGACGAAACCGAGACCGAACACGACGCCGAGCACGCTGAGGAAGCTGTTGGTGAAGCCGGTCAGTTCGTTCGCGGGCCACGCGGAGAGTTGCTCGCTACCACCCGGACCTGCCGCGACTCGGTCGACCAGCCCCTGCCAACCACCGACCTTGGTAAGCCCGACGATCGTCAACGGCAGCAGCGCGGCGACGATGACGAAGAACTGCAGCACCTCGTTGTAGATCGCGGCCGAGAGTCCGCCGAGCGCGGTGTAGCTGAGGACGATGAGCGCGGCGACGACCACCGAGACCCACAGTGGCCAGCCGAGCAGCACGTTGACGATGCTGGCGAGCAGGAACAGGTTGATGCCCGCGATGAGGACCTGGGCCACGGCGAAGCTGATGCCGTTGACGAGGTGCGCGGGCTTGCCGAATCGCCGGAGCATGAACTCGGGAACACTGCGGACCTTCGACCCGTAGTAGAACGGCATCATCACGATGCCGAGGAACAGCATCGCCGGGACCGCACCGACCCAGAAGTAGTGCATCGTCGGCATGCCGTACTCGGCACCGTTCGCCGACATGCCGATGATCTCGATGGCACCGAGGTTCGCGGCGATGAACGCCAGACCGGTCACCCACGCCGGCAGCGACCGCCCGGACAGGAAGAAGTCGAGACTGCTCGACACCGACCGTCGCGCGAGCAGCCCGATCCCGAGCACGAACGCGAAGTAGAGCGCGAGCAGTACGTAGTCCACCGCGCTCGCGTCGAGCCGCAGCTGCTCCTGGGCCAGCACATGCACGCTACCCCACCTCCAGATCCAACAAACTCAAACGATATTCACCACAGATGCGAAGCGAGCGCACAGTACCGCACGGCGAGCGACGCCGCTTGCGGTCGATATCAATTCGTTGAACAGGAAGCGTCCGCGCCGGAAACGGCGGGTCAGAACAGCGGCGGTAGACCCAGCTTCTCCCACCAGGTCGGCTTGCCCGAACGTGCGCGCAGAGTGAGGTGTGCGTACTGCATCCGCCCGCGCACGACGATGCGACGCGGCGCCGACGGAACCTCGCCGCCCGTGCGTCGGTCTCGCACCGATCCGTCGACCAACTCGAGGCCGTTGCAGTCGACCCACGTTCCTTGCGGGACGGAGAACTCGATCTTCGTGTATTTGGTGGAGACGTCGATCTCGACCGTCGAAGCCGCCCACTGCGCATGCAGGAAGTCCAACACGACGGAGCCGAGCTTGCCGGTGATCGTGATCGACGGCGGCACCACCCAGTTGCCGTGCCGCTGCAACGCCGAGTTCTTCGGCCGCAGCTCGAGGACCGACTCCCCCGCCGTCAGCGACACCGCAAGCGACGGGAGATCAGCGAACAAGGCGTCCAGCTCGCCCCGCGTACGACACGCCAGAGCACGATCGGTGCGTCGAGTGAACTCGTCGAGGTCGAGACGGCCCTCTCCCAACGCCGTGTTCAAGCGCTGCACCGCCTGCTCACGCTCGGCGTCGGACAACCGCATACGCGCAGGATCGAACTGTCCCGTCATGCCGGACAGTATGGCAACGGCGAAGAGGCTCCACGCGGATCAGAACAACCGGAACTCATCGGGCTCGATGCCGCGGAGGTCGTCGTAGTCGAGCGTGACACAGCGAATGCCGCGGTCCTCGGCCAGGGTTCGCGCCTGCGGCTTGATCTGTTGCGCGGCGAACACGCCCGTCACCGGGGCCAGCAACGGGTCGCGGTTGAGGAGCTCGAGGTAGCGGGTGAGCTGCTCCACCCCGTCGATCTCGCCGCGTCGTTTGATCTCCACGGCCACGCTCGACCCGTCGGAGTCCCGGCACATCAAATCGACAGGGCCGATCGCCGTGGGGAACTCGCGCCGCACCAGCGACCATCCGTCGCCGAGCGTCGTCACGTGTTCGGCGAGCAGCTCCTGCAGATGGGATTCCACGCCGTCCTTGACCAGGCCGGGTTCGTGGCCGAGCTCGTGCTTCGAGTCGTGCAGCACCTCGTCGATACTGATCACGAGCTTCTCGCCGGCCTTGTTCTGCACCGTCCACACGCCCGGATCCTCGATCAGCCAGCACGGCGGGCTCATCCAGTTCAGCGGTTTGTAGGCACGGTCGTCGGAGTGCACCGACACCGAACCGTCGGCCTTGACCAGCAGCAGGCGCTGCGCCAACGGCAGATGCGCGGTGAGACGACCGACGTAGTCAACCTTGCAGCGGGCAATCACGAGACGCACCCGGAACACAGTACGGGCACCCGGCCTCATGTCGAGCACCCCGCCGTGGGGCGAGGTGTCACGGCGTGGCGGGTGACAGCAAGGGAACCTTCCTGTCACCCGTGCGCGGAAAGTTCCCTTGCTGTCACTGTGGCGTGAACGCTCGGACGGCGACCGTGGAAGGAGTCGGCCGCCGTCCGAGCGGGTTTGGGGTCAGGCCCCGTCGATGCTGATCTGCTGGTTCGGCTGGACGTATTTGACCGTGGGCTCCTGGGCGAGCCGTTCGGCCTGCTTCGCCGTGGCATGCATCGCGAAGCCGGTGAGTGCGGAGGAGTACTCCGTGGTGATAGTCGCCCCGTGTTTTCGAGCCAGGTCCGCCGCGGTCACGCCGACCGCCTCTGCGGAAACGGTGTCTTCGAAGACGACCACGTAGCTGTCCTGCACGGTCGGCGCGTGCTCCATGCCGGCCACCTTGTCCTCGCCGCCAGGCCGCTGAGCGGTCTCCTCGCCTGCCTGCGACCCCGTCGCACCGAGGGCCAGCACCGTGCCTGCACCCAACGTGGCCGTGACCGCCAGGGCCGCGAGGACCACCGCGATCCGCTTCGTCTTCCTCGTCCTGCTCACGACGCCATCCCTCCGTCCCGACGACCCTGTCACTGCGAAGACGGACCCGAGCCGGCCGCCGGTTGCATGAGCCGGGTGGCAGGAAGGGAACTTTCCGCGCACCGGTGACAGGAATGTTCCCTTCCTGTCACGCCCCCTCCGCCGCAGGCAGGATGCGGCCATGGAAACAACGAGCACTCGTGAGGTGTACGCGAACGCGTGGATGACGGTGCGTGAGGACGGCATCGTGCGACAGGACGGCTCCAGCGGCCTCTACGGAGTGATCGACAAGCCCGACTACGCCCTGGTCGTTCCCCTCGACGAGGGGCGGCTACACCTCGTCGAACAGTACCGCTATCCCCTCGGCCGACGTCGCTGGGAGTTTCCGCAGGGCACCGCCCCCGATCGGCAGGACGTCGACCCGGCCGAGTTGGCCACGCGTGAACTCCGGGAAGAAACCGGTCTGATCGCCGACGACGTCACTCTGCTCGGCTCTCTCGACGTCGCCCCGGGCATGTCCAGCCAGCGCGGCCGGGCCTATCTCGCCACCGGCTTGGTTCACGGCCCCCATGAACGCGAACCCGAGGAACAGGACATGCGGGCTGCCTGGTTCTCCAGATCCGAGTTCGAGGCGATGGTCCGAGACGGAGAGATCACCGACGCGCAGTCGATCGCCGCCTACACGTTGCTGTTGCTGCGGGAACGCACTATGTGACCGGGACAACAACTCGCGACCGTGGTCTCGGCGTTTCGGTAGTGCCTAGCCTGACGGGGTGCCCGAACAGCTGATCCCGTTCCTCCTGGTCGCGATCGTCATCGCCGTCGTCCCCGGACCGGACACCGCACTCGGGCTGCGCAACAGTCTGCGCGGTGGCACGACGGCGATGTGGTGGACCGGCATTGGGTGCTGCGGCGGCCTGGTCGTCCACGCCGCGGCCTCGATGATCGGCCTGTCCGCCCT
Coding sequences within it:
- a CDS encoding alpha/beta hydrolase, with translation MSTEIRANTVLPGRREPITLHTADGLELIGELSLPQAREPRATLVCLHPLPTHGGMMDSHIYRKAAFRLPALADMAVLRFNSRGTASEAGRSQGSFDHGDSERYDVAAALEYAEFHDLPNVWLVGWSFGTDLTLVHGLDPLVQGAVLISPPLRWSGEEHLHAWRDSGKPVHALIPELDDYLQPEEAQRRFAPLAQAQVTGFPGTKHLWVGKAEQALDAMVQAVAPEVPTPLPRTWDGEYETRQVTIVNS
- the dhaM gene encoding dihydroxyacetone kinase phosphoryl donor subunit DhaM, whose product is MSVGLVVVSHSTRLAEGIVEVATQMAPEVRVVAAGGLPSGEIGTDFEQVSAALSDADTGWGVVLLFDLGSAQMTADLAVEALGDPDTAIVVDAPLVEGAVAAAVKAQGGAVLAEVARAATSAAVSDVAGSAETETAAPAESEVRRELVLDNEVGLHARPAALVARSLAGVQANVVLAFDDKEADAASVLGVMGLGARKGDRIEVRATGPDAEDAVDSIRDLAARNFDE
- the dhaL gene encoding dihydroxyacetone kinase subunit DhaL, producing MSCTASDVVEALRSGAATVAEHRDELVRLDREIGDADHGENMDRGFRAVLTAVEQMDVDSESPGAVLKKAATTLISTVGGASGPLYGTAFLRAATAVTDLDELDGSAVAGALQAGLEGVTARGKAVTGDKTMVDALSPAVEAAKAAAASGEGPSGVLAAASDAAHQGVAATEPLVARKGRASYLGERSAGHTDPGARSTALLLSAFARRQA
- the dhaK gene encoding dihydroxyacetone kinase subunit DhaK produces the protein MKKIINEPATVVADAVRGMALAHPDLLRVRHDPSVIIRADAPVRGSVAVVSGGGSGHEPLHGGFVGPGMLSAAVPGEVFTSPTPDAVQAAVSETDGGTGTLLVVKNYTGDVLNFETAAELAAADGLDVRTVVVDDDVAVKDSTHTAGRRGVGGTVMVEKIAGAAAARGDDLDRCEELARRVVSRVRSMGMALSAPTVPHAGEPSFTLSEHEMEIGIGIHGEPGRHRVPLENADGIVRRLLDPILEDLPFGDGDEVLLFTNSMGGTPPLELYLAHGIAESVLAERGVQVRRRLVGPFTTSLEMQGMSLTLLKLDDELLELWDAPVHTVALRW
- a CDS encoding aldehyde dehydrogenase family protein, with protein sequence MTAEVSTETGDGAATNGVPTFESLDPRTGEVVDTYPVHDADHVDKAVQRARDAQQWWADLGFSGRKQRLDQWRKLLVRRLDEGAGVICAETGKPIDDARLELVLVVDHLAWAAANAEKVLKRRKVSSGLLMVNQASTVEYHPHGVVGVIGPWNYPAFTPMGSIAYALAAGNSVVFKPSELTPGVGAWLARTFEEAVPDQPVFTVVTGFGETGAALCRSGVNKLAFTGSTATGKRVMATCAETLTPVLLEAGGKDAFIVDEDADLRAAAEAAVWGAMSNAGQTCVGVERAYVVDAVADKFLDQVATMAAELRPGGEPQANLGPITMASQVEVIRRHVDDALERGARAVVGGSHSVRAPFVEPVVLTDVPPEADVNLDETFGPTIVVQRVRDVDEAIDLSNRSRFGLGATIFSRSRGADLARRIRAGMVAVNGIIAFAAVPALPFGGIGDSGFGRIHGEDGLREFTRPQAVTRAKFRMPINPMTFKRSPRTVRRLMRLVRLMHGR
- a CDS encoding sodium:solute symporter family protein, producing MHVLAQEQLRLDASAVDYVLLALYFAFVLGIGLLARRSVSSSLDFFLSGRSLPAWVTGLAFIAANLGAIEIIGMSANGAEYGMPTMHYFWVGAVPAMLFLGIVMMPFYYGSKVRSVPEFMLRRFGKPAHLVNGISFAVAQVLIAGINLFLLASIVNVLLGWPLWVSVVVAALIVLSYTALGGLSAAIYNEVLQFFVIVAALLPLTIVGLTKVGGWQGLVDRVAAGPGGSEQLSAWPANELTGFTNSFLSVLGVVFGLGFVLAFGYWTTNFVEVQRAMASKSMSAAQRTPIIGAFPKLLIPFIVVIPGMIAAVSVQDMVAYKATGEGNVDYNDAILLLMRDLLPNGILGIALAGLLASFMAGMAANLSSFNTVFTYDIWQAYVVKDREDEYYLGMGRWVTVGGTVAAIGTAFIAAGYSNLMDYLQQLFSFFNAPLFATFILGMFWKRMTPTAGWLGLVLGTVSAIAVFALAETGVLDLPGQGASFVGAGAAFVVDVVVSVVVSYMTRPKPDSELEGLVYSLTPKEKRTASTTGEDAGWYRRPALLAGIVLVITIALNFMFG
- a CDS encoding DUF1707 SHOCT-like domain-containing protein, with translation MTGQFDPARMRLSDAEREQAVQRLNTALGEGRLDLDEFTRRTDRALACRTRGELDALFADLPSLAVSLTAGESVLELRPKNSALQRHGNWVVPPSITITGKLGSVVLDFLHAQWAASTVEIDVSTKYTKIEFSVPQGTWVDCNGLELVDGSVRDRRTGGEVPSAPRRIVVRGRMQYAHLTLRARSGKPTWWEKLGLPPLF
- the nucS gene encoding endonuclease NucS; amino-acid sequence: MRLVIARCKVDYVGRLTAHLPLAQRLLLVKADGSVSVHSDDRAYKPLNWMSPPCWLIEDPGVWTVQNKAGEKLVISIDEVLHDSKHELGHEPGLVKDGVESHLQELLAEHVTTLGDGWSLVRREFPTAIGPVDLMCRDSDGSSVAVEIKRRGEIDGVEQLTRYLELLNRDPLLAPVTGVFAAQQIKPQARTLAEDRGIRCVTLDYDDLRGIEPDEFRLF
- a CDS encoding protease inhibitor I9 family protein; the protein is MSRTRKTKRIAVVLAALAVTATLGAGTVLALGATGSQAGEETAQRPGGEDKVAGMEHAPTVQDSYVVVFEDTVSAEAVGVTAADLARKHGATITTEYSSALTGFAMHATAKQAERLAQEPTVKYVQPNQQISIDGA
- a CDS encoding NUDIX domain-containing protein encodes the protein METTSTREVYANAWMTVREDGIVRQDGSSGLYGVIDKPDYALVVPLDEGRLHLVEQYRYPLGRRRWEFPQGTAPDRQDVDPAELATRELREETGLIADDVTLLGSLDVAPGMSSQRGRAYLATGLVHGPHEREPEEQDMRAAWFSRSEFEAMVRDGEITDAQSIAAYTLLLLRERTM